In Ignavibacteriales bacterium, the following are encoded in one genomic region:
- a CDS encoding ABC transporter ATP-binding protein — translation MAKLLEVKNLQTFFYTDDGIAKAVDDVSYDLDMGETLGIVGESGCGKSVSALSIMRLIPEPPGKIAGGEILFKGKNLVTLPEKEMRKIRGNDIGMIFQEPMTSLNPVFTCGDQIEEVLILHQKLDKKQAKEKAIEMLKLVGIPAPEQRYREYPHQLSGGMRQRVMIAIALACNPEILIADEPTTALDVTVQAQILELINKLQKELGMGVIMITHDLGVIAEVSNKVCVMYASKVVEYGPVKAIFKDPKHPYTIGLLNSIPKAKNRKEKLTTIEGNVPAPTTYPEGCHFCTRCKFAIEKCWHEQPPLEKVGDGHTAACWRLDEVAAHKEILLQPELTA, via the coding sequence ATGACGGCATAGCAAAGGCAGTGGATGATGTAAGCTATGATTTAGATATGGGCGAAACCCTGGGTATTGTTGGCGAATCCGGCTGCGGAAAGAGCGTTTCCGCGCTCTCTATAATGCGCCTTATACCAGAACCTCCGGGAAAAATTGCCGGCGGTGAGATACTTTTCAAAGGAAAGAACCTCGTTACACTCCCCGAAAAGGAAATGAGAAAGATCAGGGGAAATGACATCGGGATGATATTCCAGGAACCCATGACTTCGCTAAATCCTGTATTTACATGCGGTGACCAGATAGAGGAGGTGCTCATACTTCACCAAAAGCTTGATAAAAAACAGGCAAAGGAAAAAGCCATAGAAATGCTAAAGCTTGTCGGGATACCGGCGCCGGAACAGCGTTACCGTGAATACCCGCACCAGCTATCGGGAGGAATGAGACAACGTGTCATGATCGCTATCGCTCTCGCATGTAACCCGGAAATACTTATTGCTGACGAACCTACAACTGCGCTGGACGTTACCGTACAGGCGCAGATACTCGAGCTCATCAATAAGCTTCAAAAAGAACTTGGCATGGGCGTTATTATGATCACTCACGATCTCGGTGTGATTGCCGAAGTCTCAAATAAAGTTTGTGTTATGTACGCATCAAAGGTTGTTGAATACGGACCAGTAAAGGCAATATTCAAAGATCCTAAACATCCTTACACTATCGGGCTCCTAAATTCTATTCCTAAAGCAAAAAACAGGAAAGAAAAACTAACAACAATTGAGGGCAATGTACCTGCGCCAACTACATACCCGGAGGGGTGTCACTTCTGTACCAGGTGCAAGTTCGCGATCGAAAAATGCTGGCATGAACAGCCTCCGCTCGAAAAGGTCGGAGACGGTCACACTGCCGCCTGCTGGAGATTGGACGAGGTAGCTGCCCATAAAGAAATACTGCTTCAGCCCGAGCTGACTGCATAA